In the Advenella kashmirensis WT001 genome, one interval contains:
- a CDS encoding aldo/keto reductase, with protein MSYRYLGKSGLSISPLTLGTMMFGGQTDEAQAHRIIQDARERGINSIDTADVYNGGESERVVGRALKDSRDFWVLATKLGNPAGEGPNERGISRKWIIQSVEASLKRLGTDYIDILYMHREIPDQPLGEAMRAIADLIRQGKLRYFGVSNFRGWKIADTIRLADELGIDRPVASQPLYNLVSRNAEVEQLPAAANYGIGVISYSPLARGVLTGKYAADAPPPPDSRAGRGDKRIQQTEFRPESLLVAQKIKEHAQERGISAADFALAWVLNNQYVTSAIVGPRTFEQWQSYLNALQYTLTEEDEALVDALVTPGHASTPGYSDPGHPVRGRVPYPESEGPGDFTLFVQATPQQEKS; from the coding sequence ATGTCATATCGGTATCTGGGCAAAAGCGGATTGAGCATCTCTCCCCTTACGTTAGGGACAATGATGTTTGGCGGACAAACGGATGAAGCGCAAGCGCATCGTATTATCCAGGACGCCAGAGAGCGGGGGATCAACTCCATTGATACCGCGGATGTTTATAATGGCGGCGAGTCCGAACGTGTGGTGGGCCGGGCCCTCAAAGACAGTCGTGATTTCTGGGTGCTGGCCACCAAGCTGGGCAATCCGGCAGGCGAGGGCCCCAATGAGCGTGGCATCTCGCGCAAATGGATTATTCAGTCTGTGGAAGCAAGCCTGAAACGCCTGGGGACTGACTATATCGATATCCTGTATATGCATCGCGAAATTCCCGACCAGCCGCTGGGCGAAGCGATGCGCGCCATTGCCGATCTGATCCGCCAGGGCAAGCTGCGCTACTTCGGTGTGTCCAATTTTCGCGGCTGGAAAATTGCCGACACCATCCGCCTGGCCGATGAGCTGGGTATTGACCGTCCTGTGGCCAGTCAGCCCTTATATAACCTGGTATCACGCAATGCAGAAGTGGAGCAGTTGCCCGCTGCCGCAAACTACGGAATCGGTGTCATTTCTTACAGCCCACTGGCGCGGGGCGTGTTGACGGGAAAATATGCAGCAGATGCGCCGCCACCGCCCGATTCCCGGGCAGGTCGCGGCGATAAGCGCATTCAGCAAACGGAGTTTCGTCCGGAGTCGCTGCTGGTGGCACAGAAAATCAAGGAACATGCTCAGGAGCGGGGCATATCTGCTGCTGATTTTGCGCTGGCATGGGTGTTGAACAATCAATACGTAACTTCGGCTATCGTGGGACCGCGTACCTTTGAACAATGGCAGTCTTATCTGAACGCGCTGCAATACACGTTGACTGAAGAAGACGAGGCGCTGGTGGATGCCCTGGTTACACCAGGGCATGCTTCCACGCCGGGCTATAGCGATCCAGGCCATCCGGTACGAGGGCGCGTGCCCTATCCTGAAAGTGAAGGTCCCGGAGATTTCACGTTGTTTGTGCAGGCGACACCACAACAGGAAAAGTCGTAA
- a CDS encoding sigma-54-dependent Fis family transcriptional regulator has product MSVWERIVHGGTCNSDELRPLVTDSWQRCLHAQVDPFHPTTSPALQGASLRHLQERHADLLTCSQPVMQMAKDLLEETGSIMILTDPQGVILSVEGDSRTQSAAENVSLVSGQSWDELLSGTNAIGTALATGLPVQIHSAEHFCAQVKAWTCAAAVIQDPLDGRTMGAIDISGLHNTYTPNSLALVAYTASRIENLLSKNELHFRNQLLERSMDRFLGTEDGIIIVDRHGRPFKLNPYARQILRDMDICADPEQLDTIAALNVRQADLVGDRSMPEWLDPDWVEAVIVEGKRVGSILTLPRRKPPCAPAGGASLARARQYVHRPEPDAFDRIIGTARPLREAIAKARRLATVNVPVLVLGETGAGKENMVRAMHQFAESSSVAACEVNVAKPARRPFVAINCGGMSADLLASELFGYADGAFTGARRGGMTGKVEAAHGGTLFLDEIGEMPLALQPHLLRVLEEGEIYRIGETTPRKIQFKLIAATHRNLQREVAEGRFREDLYYRISVTSIQLPPLREMAEDIPLLARHLLQRLCSRYDAGPKTIADDAMALLCQYHWSGNIRELRNTIESMYLTSPSSVLQVKDLPPHLQPGAPGNGTLATPTIAVNQGKLKESESQVIQQMLESCCGNLTLMARELGIAKSTLYAKLNKLGLADQLRKIRQDRRTH; this is encoded by the coding sequence ATGTCAGTCTGGGAGCGCATCGTTCACGGCGGCACATGCAATTCAGACGAATTGCGCCCTCTGGTGACTGACTCGTGGCAACGCTGCCTGCACGCGCAAGTTGACCCCTTTCATCCGACAACCTCCCCTGCGCTGCAAGGCGCCTCGTTGCGTCACCTGCAGGAACGGCATGCCGATCTGCTGACCTGCAGTCAGCCAGTCATGCAGATGGCAAAAGACCTACTCGAGGAAACCGGCTCGATCATGATTCTGACTGACCCGCAGGGCGTTATTCTGTCCGTTGAGGGCGACAGCCGAACCCAGAGTGCGGCCGAGAACGTATCGCTGGTTTCCGGCCAGAGCTGGGACGAACTGCTGTCAGGCACGAATGCGATTGGTACCGCGCTGGCAACCGGTCTGCCGGTACAAATTCATTCGGCCGAACACTTCTGCGCTCAGGTCAAAGCGTGGACCTGCGCAGCAGCCGTCATTCAGGATCCGCTGGACGGGCGCACAATGGGTGCGATTGATATTTCGGGCTTGCATAACACCTACACGCCAAACAGCCTGGCACTGGTCGCATACACCGCCAGCCGTATTGAAAACTTACTGTCCAAAAATGAGTTGCATTTTCGAAACCAACTGCTTGAGCGCAGCATGGATCGGTTTTTGGGAACTGAGGACGGCATCATTATTGTTGACAGACACGGACGTCCATTCAAGCTGAACCCTTACGCCAGGCAGATTCTGCGTGACATGGACATCTGCGCAGACCCTGAACAGCTAGATACCATTGCTGCTCTGAATGTCAGGCAAGCCGACCTCGTCGGTGACAGATCAATGCCGGAGTGGCTCGACCCCGACTGGGTGGAAGCGGTCATTGTGGAAGGAAAAAGAGTCGGGTCCATTTTGACCCTTCCTCGCAGAAAGCCACCCTGTGCCCCTGCCGGCGGCGCGTCCCTGGCGCGCGCACGACAATACGTACACCGGCCCGAGCCCGACGCGTTCGATCGCATTATCGGAACTGCCCGCCCCTTGCGCGAGGCTATCGCCAAGGCCCGGCGCCTGGCAACAGTAAACGTACCAGTGCTGGTACTCGGCGAGACAGGAGCGGGTAAGGAAAATATGGTTCGCGCCATGCATCAGTTTGCGGAAAGCTCAAGTGTAGCTGCGTGCGAAGTGAATGTTGCCAAGCCGGCGCGCCGGCCATTTGTCGCCATCAATTGTGGAGGCATGTCGGCAGACTTGCTGGCAAGCGAGCTGTTCGGTTACGCCGATGGCGCCTTTACCGGGGCACGTCGGGGTGGCATGACAGGTAAAGTTGAAGCTGCTCATGGCGGCACGCTGTTTCTTGATGAAATCGGTGAAATGCCACTGGCACTGCAACCACATTTGTTGCGTGTGCTGGAAGAAGGGGAAATCTACCGTATTGGAGAAACAACGCCCCGGAAAATTCAATTCAAACTCATTGCGGCAACGCATCGCAATCTGCAGCGTGAAGTTGCCGAAGGTCGCTTTCGTGAAGACCTGTATTATCGCATCTCAGTTACCAGCATACAACTGCCACCGTTGCGCGAAATGGCCGAAGATATTCCTTTGTTGGCTCGGCATCTGCTGCAGCGCCTTTGCTCCCGGTATGATGCAGGCCCGAAAACCATCGCTGACGATGCGATGGCGCTATTATGTCAATATCACTGGTCCGGCAATATCCGCGAACTGCGCAATACCATTGAAAGCATGTACCTCACATCCCCGTCATCCGTGCTGCAAGTTAAAGACCTGCCGCCGCATTTGCAACCGGGCGCCCCGGGCAATGGCACCCTGGCGACGCCAACCATTGCTGTCAACCAGGGAAAGCTTAAGGAAAGTGAAAGTCAGGTGATTCAACAGATGCTTGAGTCCTGTTGCGGAAACCTTACGCTCATGGCGCGAGAACTAGGCATAGCAAAAAGCACCCTGTATGCAAAACTCAATAAACTTGGACTGGCTGATCAATTGCGCAAGATACGACAGGACCGCCGCACACATTAA